A single window of Paenibacillus sp. SYP-B4298 DNA harbors:
- a CDS encoding HNH endonuclease — MERRGISDLAAAKLLKYKSTYKNESINYYKLWNDETITMKFSHLYPSGVSYWYGVTPSALQKYQSENISALCLILGYEGVLKIPFNYILDYIKNADESKNEKGGIKHYHLRIKYDDTIKMYNKSKEFDVSEYLIFDEEVIIDDLNKKTMDQIEMEAKKFSDYSVQYTESEKRSRIRKESKAQKQRIAKLEKHTCQVCGFYQEYTRNNRLSWIIHVDHIIDKSRGGGETIDNLWVLCPNCHSKKTYGIIEINKEEKTVKENGRLIDIRDNHLGWKN; from the coding sequence ATGGAGAGAAGAGGAATAAGTGATCTGGCTGCGGCTAAACTTTTAAAATATAAGAGCACATATAAAAATGAATCTATAAATTACTATAAGTTATGGAATGATGAAACAATAACAATGAAATTTTCTCATCTTTATCCAAGTGGAGTTAGCTATTGGTACGGGGTTACACCGAGTGCGCTTCAAAAATACCAATCGGAAAATATATCAGCGCTATGTTTAATATTAGGTTATGAAGGCGTTTTGAAAATACCATTTAATTATATTCTTGATTACATAAAGAACGCTGATGAATCAAAGAATGAAAAGGGGGGAATTAAGCATTATCATTTAAGGATTAAATATGACGACACTATTAAAATGTATAACAAGAGTAAAGAGTTTGATGTTAGTGAATATTTGATTTTTGATGAAGAAGTAATTATTGATGATTTGAATAAAAAAACTATGGATCAAATTGAAATGGAGGCTAAGAAATTTAGTGATTATTCAGTTCAATATACTGAGAGTGAGAAAAGAAGCAGAATAAGAAAAGAGAGTAAAGCACAAAAACAAAGAATTGCCAAACTAGAGAAACATACATGTCAAGTATGTGGTTTTTATCAAGAGTATACCAGAAACAATAGACTGTCTTGGATAATCCATGTTGATCATATTATTGATAAATCTAGAGGAGGTGGGGAAACAATCGACAACTTATGGGTGTTATGCCCTAATTGTCATTCCAAAAAGACCTACGGTATTATTGAAATTAATAAAGAAGAAAAAACTGTTAAAGAAAATGGACGGTTAATTGATATAAGAGATAATCATTTAGGATGGAAAAACTAA
- a CDS encoding GNAT family N-acetyltransferase, which yields MLSEELISSKSIIIRTSSKEDLEFVLMAEQDPKNNKYIIRWSELEHLDAMNNKDKIHMIIESTDNGKVGFCILSGLSNKNGCIELIRIVIVKKGNGYGKESINLLQKYVFEKLKAHRFWLDVKEHNYRARELYENRGFVIEGNLREALKSEKGYESLVIMGMLETEYNKIQRKL from the coding sequence ATGCTCTCTGAAGAATTAATAAGTTCAAAATCTATAATAATCAGAACAAGTAGTAAAGAAGATTTAGAATTTGTATTGATGGCTGAGCAAGACCCTAAAAATAACAAGTACATTATAAGATGGTCGGAACTGGAACACCTAGATGCAATGAATAATAAAGATAAAATCCATATGATTATTGAAAGCACTGATAATGGTAAAGTTGGATTTTGTATCTTAAGTGGTTTAAGCAATAAGAATGGATGTATTGAATTGATAAGAATAGTAATTGTAAAGAAAGGCAATGGATATGGTAAGGAGTCAATAAATCTACTACAGAAATATGTATTTGAAAAATTAAAAGCACATAGATTCTGGCTTGATGTGAAAGAGCATAATTACAGAGCAAGAGAATTATATGAAAACAGGGGATTTGTTATTGAGGGTAATCTGAGAGAAGCGTTAAAGAGTGAAAAGGGATATGAATCACTAGTAATAATGGGGATGCTAGAAACAGAATATAACAAAATTCAAAGGAAGTTGTAG
- a CDS encoding toll/interleukin-1 receptor domain-containing protein, translated as MPSIFLSHTSIDKPFVEKLARDLKRIGVNVWFDKWEIKIGDSITWKIEEGIRENEFLGIVLSPEALSSEWVKSELGAAWVKQMHTRKVFVLPIYYRSCEIPYFLADRRFADFRSDYEYGFKELASIFGIEETEAITQDNWRKFTKNKKVDWKKYKIKEFEELVTTLVDRAIDFKWSAWVGGTANEFSITLHTQSHSEKKSVSIKLVGETNSYMATFIDEYNPNHLKVTDFNIYVGNSVDSCDEFVYRIMKDFNEQFGAPTGKPEYATERFSRGNEVSELTKEIIKKFNWYKGDRL; from the coding sequence ATGCCAAGCATATTTTTAAGCCATACTAGTATTGATAAACCATTTGTTGAAAAACTTGCAAGAGATTTAAAAAGGATCGGAGTTAATGTTTGGTTTGATAAGTGGGAAATTAAGATAGGTGATTCAATTACTTGGAAGATTGAAGAAGGTATTCGTGAGAATGAATTTCTTGGAATTGTTTTATCTCCCGAAGCCTTAAGTTCTGAATGGGTAAAGAGTGAACTTGGGGCAGCTTGGGTGAAACAAATGCATACAAGAAAGGTTTTTGTTCTTCCTATTTACTATAGAAGTTGTGAAATTCCTTACTTCTTAGCTGATAGAAGATTTGCAGACTTTCGGTCTGACTATGAATATGGGTTTAAAGAGTTGGCTTCTATTTTTGGTATTGAAGAGACTGAAGCTATTACTCAAGACAACTGGAGAAAGTTTACGAAAAACAAAAAGGTTGATTGGAAGAAATATAAAATTAAAGAATTTGAGGAATTGGTTACTACATTAGTAGACCGTGCAATTGATTTTAAATGGTCAGCATGGGTTGGGGGGACAGCGAATGAATTTTCTATTACACTTCATACACAATCCCATTCTGAGAAGAAATCTGTCTCAATTAAACTTGTTGGTGAAACGAATTCATACATGGCAACATTTATTGATGAATATAATCCAAACCACTTAAAGGTTACTGATTTTAATATTTATGTTGGAAATTCTGTGGATTCATGCGATGAGTTTGTTTACAGGATAATGAAAGATTTTAATGAACAATTTGGGGCACCTACCGGAAAACCTGAATATGCTACTGAAAGATTTTCAAGAGGAAATGAGGTCTCTGAATTGACGAAAGAAATTATAAAGAAATTTAACTGGTATAAAGGTGATAGACTCTAG
- a CDS encoding retropepsin-like aspartic protease: MQIEHRDGLLFTELTIQYKGQSKLIKDIVIDTGASHTLISQDAVDEIDIRATKEDHFITSYGIGGEEHAFIKKIDVIKIGDYWVEDVEIDFTAFRYNINGLLGLDLLLKGRFNIDLLNLVLKRLQ; the protein is encoded by the coding sequence ATGCAAATTGAACATAGAGATGGTCTTCTATTCACAGAATTAACAATACAGTATAAAGGACAGAGCAAGTTAATCAAAGATATTGTCATTGATACGGGGGCAAGTCATACTTTAATATCACAAGATGCTGTAGATGAAATTGACATCAGAGCAACTAAAGAAGATCACTTTATAACAAGCTATGGAATTGGCGGTGAGGAGCACGCATTTATAAAAAAAATAGATGTAATAAAAATAGGGGACTACTGGGTAGAAGATGTTGAAATAGATTTTACTGCTTTTAGGTATAATATAAATGGGTTGTTAGGTTTAGATCTCCTGCTTAAAGGGAGATTCAATATTGATTTACTCAACCTAGTGTTAAAGCGTCTGCAATGA
- a CDS encoding Arc family DNA-binding protein yields MATNKRVFTLRLEDSNFQKIKSIADKNKRSIAMQIEYLIEQHIHEFEKEHGPITIDH; encoded by the coding sequence GTGGCTACCAATAAGAGGGTTTTCACTTTACGTTTAGAGGATTCTAACTTTCAGAAAATTAAATCGATTGCAGATAAAAATAAACGCTCCATCGCTATGCAAATTGAATATCTCATTGAGCAGCATATTCATGAGTTCGAGAAGGAGCATGGCCCTATCACTATAGATCATTAG
- a CDS encoding GIY-YIG nuclease family protein has product MRGKSIKLYIMGEKYKSLKTAELSNWTGKAYIGQRKHVQMLQSIEELASPGIYILISEIENSYQKKIYIGEADEVNKRIAEQFKQKDWWNDFVIFISKDANLTKSHVRYLERELYEVALKNKTTIETTNENTPPGSKLPVSECDDMSDFNENIIFVLNNLGIIDFTKTQTNNQNMDDSRKESHVFYMSVPGAKGESAKEAKLIIMEGTYRLLTGSYIRKDHVSSFASHNYAKLRRQLEAEGFFESSESESHYKLCKDIDFKSPSAAAAIVRNSSMNGRKEWKLKNGLSLDEFENRQ; this is encoded by the coding sequence ATGAGAGGGAAATCAATCAAGCTTTATATTATGGGAGAGAAGTATAAGAGTTTAAAAACGGCTGAACTTAGCAATTGGACAGGTAAAGCATACATTGGTCAGAGGAAACATGTTCAAATGCTTCAAAGTATAGAAGAGTTGGCCTCCCCAGGTATCTACATACTGATTTCTGAAATAGAAAATTCTTATCAAAAGAAAATTTACATTGGAGAAGCGGATGAAGTAAATAAACGAATAGCAGAACAGTTCAAGCAAAAAGACTGGTGGAATGATTTTGTAATATTTATCAGTAAAGATGCTAATTTAACAAAGTCACATGTTAGATATCTTGAAAGAGAGCTTTATGAAGTTGCTCTTAAAAACAAGACGACTATTGAGACAACCAACGAAAACACACCACCAGGTTCAAAACTGCCTGTTTCTGAATGTGACGACATGAGTGATTTTAATGAAAACATTATCTTTGTGCTCAATAACTTAGGAATTATAGATTTTACTAAGACCCAAACGAATAATCAAAATATGGATGACAGTAGGAAGGAAAGCCACGTTTTTTATATGAGTGTTCCTGGAGCTAAAGGTGAGAGTGCTAAAGAAGCAAAGCTTATAATTATGGAAGGAACATACAGATTATTAACAGGCTCATATATTCGAAAAGATCATGTCAGTAGCTTCGCTAGTCACAATTATGCAAAGTTAAGAAGGCAACTTGAAGCAGAAGGTTTCTTCGAATCCTCAGAAAGTGAGAGCCATTATAAATTATGTAAAGATATTGACTTTAAATCTCCTTCTGCAGCAGCAGCTATTGTCAGAAATAGTTCAATGAATGGAAGGAAGGAATGGAAACTAAAAAATGGATTAAGTTTAGATGAATTTGAAAATAGACAATGA
- a CDS encoding restriction endonuclease, with amino-acid sequence MYILITVSVIISVTIAVGYLTFKIQNRPKKGLLEEEYDLKAITIKQIDKMEDGSEFEYYLYRLFLALGYKAYKTVGSGDYGADIVFTDSEGIRNVVQAKRYSEPVGIHAVQQIYGSMRFYKAKRSIVITNSRFTDPCEKLAGYNHVTLLSRNELEGIIKAYREDQVPIARSIIESEPRILLDSWTDYLNEDVEIKKDKKAEMKVNSMTK; translated from the coding sequence ATGTACATTTTGATCACTGTATCAGTAATCATCTCCGTAACTATAGCTGTGGGTTATCTTACGTTCAAAATCCAAAACAGACCAAAGAAAGGTCTACTTGAAGAAGAGTATGATTTAAAAGCGATTACAATAAAACAAATAGACAAAATGGAAGACGGAAGTGAGTTTGAATATTATCTCTATAGATTGTTTCTGGCATTAGGATATAAAGCATATAAGACTGTAGGATCTGGAGACTATGGTGCTGATATAGTGTTTACTGATTCTGAAGGTATCAGAAATGTTGTACAAGCAAAGAGATATTCAGAACCGGTTGGTATTCACGCAGTGCAACAAATCTATGGATCTATGAGGTTTTATAAAGCCAAAAGATCAATAGTAATCACAAATTCGAGATTTACAGACCCATGTGAAAAGCTAGCTGGATATAATCATGTAACGCTTCTTTCAAGAAATGAATTAGAAGGAATCATCAAAGCATATAGAGAGGATCAAGTCCCAATTGCTAGAAGTATAATAGAATCAGAACCAAGAATTTTATTAGATTCATGGACAGACTATTTAAATGAAGACGTAGAAATAAAGAAAGATAAGAAGGCAGAGATGAAAGTAAATTCAATGACGAAATGA